The sequence CTTATGGTTGGTTGGCAAACGAAATTTGTCTATTTTGGGATGAGATGCAAAATGGATGGtccaaaaagaatatatatacacatatatacatatagtcaaAAGAGTGGCCCAACTCTAACCGATTGCATACAGATAATATCTTATATACCATTAAGACTTTATGATATATATGGTTTAATAAACAACATGTCTTTcagccaataaaataaataaataaagcacacacaccaaaaaaaaaaaaacaaaaacacaacaaaaaaaaaaagaaaccaaaaaaaaaaaaaaataaataaagttgaaGGAGGGTTAAAAATTATTTGGGAGAGGAGAATACGTGTCGGCGAGAAAAAGGATGAGGAAGCGAAACACGAGCATTTTGTCGGACAGTCGGAGAGGCAAGAACGCGGTGAAGATCGATTAGTATGTAAAATAGCTGGACATCATAATGAAACTTCTACTCTAAGAATTTTATGTCCCCCCCCTAATCAAATTTGGTTCTGAAATCACTGCAAAAAGAAACTATTACCAATTTCATGAGCTACCGCCACTGGATGGGTGCTTCACAACCATCTATATGACAATTTAccaatatatactttttttaatttcaattttgaataaacaattaataaaattagtactatattatatcaaaacccacaaagtattaaaaaagagagagaaaaaaaaaaaaaagggcaaaagtGGCTTCTACATGGCTAGAATTATGCACTATAGAGGTGAAGAGGAATTAGtatgtaatataattattaccaaGCCATATGGTAAACGCAgtgttaatttttatattggaaggtaaaaggaaaaaagcaaatggaatatgcatatatatatatatatattgcattttgatttaataattgtttgtattttagctaataataatttattaaataggGACAGTTTTTAGATAATGCTGAGTATAGAAGCCAAAGATTTTTGTCGTACAAAGAGTATCGATGTTCACACAAGTGGACCTCATATACATAAGCTACGTGTTTTGCTGTATCTTTGAAGAATTAATATCCCTGTACAGACTACAGATTGCTTACCCATTTTGGACAATTGGAAACACTTTCCCAATTGCAAGAAAGTGATGACAAATACTTCAACAATTTGGAAACCTAGcaaaaaatacttattttcaaatctcGATCTAAGgaaaaagttccccttttttaTCTTGTAAcaaaaaagaattctttttgtaaatattttttaatttttacaattattGTATAGAATCAAAAAAATAGTACAAATAATACTTTCTTACCCCGATCTAATTTACAACATATCTCTATTTCTgtcactaaaaaaataaaaaatatatataaatataaatgaaacttatattataattaacattaaggacaaagaaaataaattaaaaaggaagaaTAATTTGTTCAGATTCTTATTGTTACAAGTGATAACATGTTATTGAAATCATAGAATCAAAAAGATAACTTCTATAGTCATGTGATTCTAATAACCGTACTAAtttccaagaaaataaaaaataaaaaatttctttccctttttttgttttttcataatgaggcaacaaaaaataaaaagggaagaATAGagctttttatattaatttttttaattacaataattGCTAATCTGCtaatctaaaaagaaaaagatggatCTTTCAAATTTACGATATCATGAAtgtaaataaatgtaaaaataaaagacatattaattaaattcattttatttatcaagGAAATAACAAGAGGACAAGtagaataaaaatatcaaacgaAAAAGGTATTAGAAACGccaccaaaaacaaataaaaaaaattaaaaaaaattgttcaaattaACCGATATAGCGTAATACACAAACGTTTGAAGAGCAACAAAACCAAATAAAGAAGGAGATGATTCCAAAGCTTATTAGGttccttcttttattttaatgtacTTCTTTTATCTTCTACCAATATGTGAGATGGAAGagtaccataatatatataaattgaattttttacattaaataatataatataatgtgtACCTTTATTTATAGactcaaaaataatattctcatttcccatattataatttttttatattaaaaaaaaaaaggagaagaagaaatccGGTCAaatatgaaccaaaaaaaaagtacaatacTTTTTATGCCATGTGATCTCAAATGATACCATAAATACATAGAAAATTATTAACGAAGACACTCGGAAGCCTATTATCCACTTTAAACTACATATACCCTTAATACGTTTAGTATTCATAAAGCCTGGTCATTGGTAATAGTCGCAATATCGGATTTTGAGTCTTCAACTACTATTTCAGTTGGGAAAGTCTCTTAATTTTATGGTGTTATACTTCATTTGCTTTATTTGAGTGCCACTGAATATGCAGTATTGGAAAGCAGAAGAAAGAAGGCACAGTGAGGAATTATTCTTCTACATGAAAagattagagagaaaaaaatatatatatattaaaaaaaaaaaagtaagtgtAGTGCCACATATACATCAACGTACTCATATAAAGGTAGTGGGCTTAGCCTTTGCAACTTGGTGAGACAGTACATTCTCgaatttcttattgctttttTGAGTAATAAATGGTTCATACCATTAAAAAGATCCACTAAACAATACACATGCcgagaaaataaaacaaaataaaaaaatcaaacgaAAACGAAAAGACCATGTGAAAGATAAATCGTATAATAAGAATCGAATATAAATTGATAGCTCATTAcagatcatttaaaaaaaaaaaaaaagttatgaagAAGTTAATTTATGTAAGTTAAAGTGTCTTGGTATCTTAACAAATAGAAATTTATCCATCTCTAGAACTATCTTCATACTTTGTTAGATTTCtttgtatttgttttctttatccGTTAGCTGCAATCTGTATCTTTTTCTTCCACAAGCTTCAACATTTTCAAGTTGAAATGATCTCTAGGTCATCGTTactaaatttagtttttttagtatttttttataatttttgtaagaGCTTTCCTATCCCATTCAGTCTGCTTATTAAGGGTACTAAAATGTTTaccaatttttaaatattttttcatgtattttgtttttgtaaagaatttttttccatgttttgctacacaaatgaaaatatacatattaattagtAGGTCAGtatctaaaatttaataaaataatattatttactcagtatctaaaatttaataaaacaatattatatacccatgttaattataaaaattcaaagcaaaaaCCAGTTATGCATCCATAGTGCACGTCTCTCATAGTGCATGCActcatacatataaatataaatatatatatatatattattatgcaGAAAATTCTGGATAACATATTATCTGATATTGTGTGTGTGTCTCAGGCAAAAATTTTGTGCAGAATTTCCTACATAAGAGCCTTACTATCTATgtaagatatatgtatatatatatatacgtgtctATGTGTGTGTAACTTATTTAactatttaactaattaattcaGCAAATTAAATCCAGCTAGATTGACAAAGTAAAATGTAAGAAAATATATTAGGGCAAGATTAAAGTTATATAGTTAGGACTCAACATAGAGAAAAGTCTACATATGTAACCTCCATCTATCAATAATAAAGCAACTAACATGCATGTTATCAaagtgagaatatatatatatatatatatatatatatgtatatatatagttcttccTGCATTTACATGAATTAAAAGAAGTTCTACCTCCCTCCTAAAGATAAAATACCTAGAACaaacaattttgtaaaattaaaggTGAAATATATagtgactatatatatatatatgcatatatatatatatataattattcttcCATGAGCAATCTCCCGATTTATAATATATGACCTGATAACAATGGTAAATTATAAGGgtgagacctttttttttttgtttttttttttttttctcaaagttTTTTTCATGTATTCAACAGTCGTATCTGATCCGTGTCTAAGTATCCAACATCAATATAGGTGGAATAGAATGAAAATCTTGTCCAAGTAAcatagaacaaagaaaaaatcaaaagaaaggagaaaacTTTAGCCATTCAAGCTATCATATCTTTCTTAATAGATCAACTGCTTGCCTAACTGAAAGTCACTAACACTTTCTCATTAAGTTATTAtctaactatatattaaataccAAGAATATATAATTATCTTATTATAACTAAGCAAGTTAtctcaaattaatattttattttttttaaataaagattaCAATATATTCTAACTAAAAGAGATGAATTTTATCTAAACATGATAGAAACCAGAACTCGAACGTAATTTTAGTGCTAAATAAAGCCTGAACATCAAATATTTCGTTGTTTGTATTCCCTTTAtgcttaaaataatattatttctatttctaaCAAACTACGTAAAGACCAAAAAAACTACATATTTTGACACAACATCGTTCAAGATAAACTTTGAATATATAAGGCTAGGATTCTGTCATTGCATGGTAAAGATTTATCACAATGGGAAGCAATATATATGCAACATTagctaccatttttttttcccccgctgaacaaaatttaaatctCTCATttgcaaaacagaaaaaaggagATGATCATAAggtatatgaatatatgataATCCATATATtgcacaataaaaataaataaataaaacaaacatcTCCTAAAATGAGAAAGTTTTCAAGAAACAAACCTCTAAAAAAagctttaagaaaaaaaaaaaggaagaattcCCAACATTCATTTTTTTGCTTCTACAAATCTTCTCTTCTGAGCTTCTGTAGCAGAGCAGTGATGAGAGCATCTCTCTTCTCCGCCCTAGCTTCCTCTCTAATCTTCCTTtgctcttctctctctctccacctCCTCTCCATCATTAACCTTTCGTTCTCTAACGCTTCCATTGTTTGCCTCCATTCCATCTCTTTAAGCCTCCTTTCGTTCTCTCTCGCTTCGAAAGCCTCTCTCCATTGCATTTCCATTTGCATTTGTTGTTTCATGAAATCGTCCAATATCTCTTTCAAACTGTTAACACCACTTACACTGCTAGTGCTGCTACTTCCAATACCCgttttcacttttttcttctttttgatagTGCTACCCTTTTGATCTCCATCGCTTTCTTCGTTATCTTCTTCGTCTTCGGACGATAGAACCGCTTTCTTCTTCGATCCTCCTGCTCCTCCTTCGGCTTCGGCCCATAGCATTCTCTGCATCCTCGCCGCGAAAATCGCTTGCAGTTCATTATAAAATGGGAattgctgccttagagtttctGCTTCCATCGTTTCGCATCCCTAAAGTAATCAAGCAAATTtttactacaatttttttttttttttttttttggttgaactCAAATATGTACTACAATTAACAAGATATCTGCAAGTTATTCATACTATAATAATTAGTGGAGAGATTATTTTGTATGGATATCCGCGAGAAAAATGAAATCGAAGCAAAGCCTAATAGATTTCTAAGTGTTATTTTGatggaaatgaaaattttgataaataccTTGTAACGGGTAACAAGGTTTTTCCATTTGCACTTGCACTGTTCGGGGCTGCGATTGTAAcctttttctttcatctttgtagCGATAACTTCCCAGAGAAGTTTGTTCCTTTTGGTCTCCATGAAAGTTCGATCGAGCTCTGCTCTGATCATCAGCAACTCTTTCGTTTCTTGAATACTCCATTGAGGAAACCTATCACCCACATCTGCTGCTACTACGTTGATACTtggatgttgttgttgttgttgttgttgttgatgaagctgatgatgatgagggtggtggtgatgatgatgaggattATGATGTCCTTCCATAACCAAAAGGAATTAAATCAATAAAGGAATCAAATCaaagaaattcttttttttttctagaagattttttttaagtttgggtttttgtagcttcaaaaaaaagaagaaaaaagataggattattgagagaaaaaaaaaagagagagatgaaGGGTAAAGAGTATTAAGAAGGGATGGTGTGAATAGCTAAGTGTGAATCgtcaaggaagaagaaagaaattttctcttttgcttAGGTGTCTatgaaagtttattttttatttctctttttttatttttctttaaatatattcGTTCAGATTTCAGAAAACGaaaccaaagaaagaaaagctttctctttctttcgttctcctttttttttaaacagtCTCCTCCTAATGCCAGTCTCATCAGTCTACGCGgaaacacactctctctctaaattttttaattcttaattattatttttattaattcccATTTGTTCCCATTGCGTTTACGTGTCGTCACGCTTACGAGAAAGTCTCAAACCGAGGTGATAGAGACTTTATTCTCTGCAACCAGGCGTAGAAAACTTGTACCTCAAGCTTCCTcaattcatatatacatatttttttcttttttctttttttaaattaaaaaaaaaaagagattctgGTAATTTCCAATTTGAATCCTGTCAAGGTGACAAGGAGGCTTCGAGACTGTACGTGTGGAGGCTCTAaaattgctttttaattttgcatggatttttaaaatctaaaggtTTTTAGAGgaaattgtaattaatttaatttaatttaatttatcttttatgcTGGATGGATGGCAGTTCTGTGGGCCGTCCAATTTCTCCATTAGTTGGTATCATCTACGCGTTATTTGATCAGTCATGTCCCACGTGTGTACGCCTACCATCTTCATCCACGTGGCATACATGCAGAGatgattaacataaaaaaaaaaaaattaaaaaaaaagtgtcgGACCCACAGGTCTTTCAGTTCACACTGCGCCCTTTTCTTTACCCGAAATATTTGACCCGGCAAAGTGATAACATGACCGCCAATCATAACATAGCACTTATTAGGGATAGCATCGTCATTTAACGCGGTTTGATTTTTATCCAGGAATGAAGTTGGATTCCGGGGAGGGACACGTGGGTGCTTCATGTGATAGCAGAGGGAGGAACCGCAGGGACTGAGAAGTAGGGGAAAAAAGCTAGAGGAGGAGGCGAGGTTTTGATTGACCGACATTTATTGATGCGAAGCGGTAAAACGTTGTCCATTGACCGTCCACTAGATTTCTAGAGTGGGACCGGATTAGCGGTAAAAGCCAGTTGTTTTCATCAGAACACCGTAATTGATCCACCACCTTTTatgatcttttaaaaaaaaaaacaattgtgtACAAACATCCGAGCGATAGTGGTATAACGAACCATTATAAGCAAacatttaatgaaaattttatgtatttcaTTTAATATCGGATGGCATTGAAAAAATTGTGGATTAGTGGGTTGGTTTCAATTGATCTTAGGAAGAATAAAAGAGAGATTTGGGACTATTATCTATTCCTGGTTTAAGATCTACTCTTCACTAACTAAAATAGGGTAGATATGACTTTTATTGCAAAAGTGGGTGatattggtatttatttattatgttttactttttaatcTTACATCTTCTAAAATCTAGAATACATGGTTTTTTTGATGGAATTGTCAATTGTGATTTTAATGAAAGAGAATGcgcatttatttttcaatgtcttggttatatatttatttatttattggtcaaTAAAGATTATATTTTTACAGTCATGTGGTTTTgtggtttttaatattttttttttccttgggacTTCATGATCTTCTTTAATTGAGTAATTAATTCTGAATTGtgaagcaattaattaattaggaagcAACTTCGAAGCGACTGCATTAAACATGcgatttgttggttgtttttttttttttttaaatattctttcGAACTTAAAAGAGGGGAAAAATGTAGGAAAAAAGaatgttttttttctaatacgAGGCATACCGACAATTAGTCACAAGttagattattttaattaaactagaGGCAGATACCAAAAGAAGATGGTTcgatcatgtatatatattaaaagatcTCGAAAAAACACACATAAAAGAAATCCAAATTAATTCAGAGTCAGTCTAATCTGAAAAAATTTGAGTTGAAATTTCAACaaagtaataatttaattttcaatctaATCTGAACAAATTTAAGTTCATATTTCAACaaagtaataatttttaatttatgttttttaaaataatattgttaacaTGTAAAACCAAATCAACTCgaaacattaattaattgtattgtaGGATGACTTGATtaaatttcaacaacaaatccATAATATTGTCTGGgttttgatataaaattgaCCACCAACTTGTTTCCACCATATTATAGTGATACTATAATCATGTCCAAActtttctatcaatttttttggatagcaaataaattgttagaatatttttttaaaatttaaaataaaaaaaaaagtaaaccttATCAAAACAGCACTACTATACGAAATTAGATTTCAAAACAATTACAGTCTGATAGATAATTTAACGGCAAAATCGACACTAAGCTGTCATTATTTTGGCATAGAAGCATCTTGATCAGAAAGTTGTAATTCTCCGAAAGTGATATTCAGCCACAGATAATACGCACCAATTCCCCATCCCAATATTCAGTGAAAATGAAATTAAGAGCCGCGATAGAAAGCTTCTCCAAAAATAAGCCAGTTTGTGATTAGGATATTTCAAAGGCGTCTCTTTTGTAttcacatttattattttctttttatgaaattaaaaaatggagTTTTGTGTCTACGAGAGGAGGCAGGGTGGTAGTGGGGGAGTTGTTTGCTTTGGTGTAAAATGGAAATCGGCTTTGTGGAATTTGCTACGAAATTATAAATTAAGTGTTGAGGTCAAATTTTAACAACTTTTGGTCTATAATCTTGGGATTGTGATTATCTTGAAGTAAAAAAAGCAAATTcttgaaaataatttgttttcttgGTAATAATCCTGGAAATAGAAGTTGACTCATATAGTCATATACCACGTTTATATTGATAAACTTACAGAATTGAGGCCAATTATCCCTGTTTGATCAGGTGCACACTTTGTACAAAGGTAAATAAGCTTGAGTGTATTACTTTAATAgcctatttctttttctttttctttttatatatatatatatatgtatatgtatatatatttatattttgcctGTGCTGGTTTGCGGCTGCCACTCGTACTTGGCCAAAAGGCTTACAGAAATATATCGGTTTCGGTTGGGGCTGCAATTTATGAATacttgttttctctttggaaatgtcaaaataattatatatatatatatatatatatatatatatatatatatgtatatatagtttgaaGGAAGGAATTGAATCTACTAAAGTAGCGATTAAAGGTCAATCCTCTCGCGCTTAAAGCTCAGCTCTAGCATTGTTTCTCACATTCTACTAATTGATCAGCTCTTACGGAATCGGTTGTTAGACAATCAACTGTATTGAATCAGCTGTGAACTGAAtaacagcatatatatatatatatatataaataaagtaaGTTCTATAAAATAGACTTGAtggttttattaatatatatatttttaaaatttttgaaatatttaaaaaatttatttgtgggTATGTGAATTTTTAtaaggtttattttatttaaatataattttaatatgttattaaattcatatataattaataattaaattttaaatcataattttaatgATAACAGAATCATATAAgcctaattatatatgtataattatctTAAcaagatttattaattttaataaataaaagataattagtTGATAAATGTTAAAGATTATGTATTTTATtgagtttaaatttaaatttaaatattaattattacttcatTCAATGAGAACATATGGTGAGGTTTCACATTTAACTACAATCCACCACATGCACATGCAGTGAGATAAATACCATAACATATTCGGTGGGACATCAAATGCTTACCATAAGGTAAGTatgtgtatgcatatatatatatatatatatatatatatattagttaaatAAATTCACCGATTTCTCTAGGATGCAATTCACCTGTTGATGTATTATCatgtttgaaatttgaataagCTCCCATTCTTTTACTTTTCCACGAACAACATCTCAACTCACGAATCACGAtgatataatagtaataaaacaTGCATTGAAAGTTTGAGATTTCAATGTTCTTATAGCATGCCCATGtactataacattttttttttcagcaaaagagaggaaaaaaaaaaaaaacaaggaaaagctTAATTTGTCATcatatacatgtttttttttttaaaaaaaaaaaagacaaattttaactgcctaaacattttttttggcACAATatcctataaaaaataaaattaaaaatcctatCGACAGACATGGGGGGGGAATGTTTTTCTACTATAAACTCGTACCATaccatttgtcaaaaaaatagaCGTTATGGTATTTGGTCTCTGTACTTATTAGGCTCATAGGTTTAGTTAAAGCCAATTTATGAAGGCTTTAGTTTGAGGACATCGTGAGGCTGCCGGACAAATTTTACTTTTGCAACACCTTACAAAATGTATATCCGTACATTATATTAAGTTGCCTACCCATGTGACAtggttgatatatataatatatgatataaaatcTTTGTATTAATGATGATAGGATTTTTAAAAGTTCAATTAACTGAAAAAATTCTGTTTTGAGTTTTGACTGTAAATGAAAACTTAAAAGTTGTACATGTtatataacaaacaaaaattgagATGGGGACGAATATCCCATGCGTGAAACTTtataatatcaattataaaaacaCTTCCTCTGTTTCAGTTTTTCTTGTGCGGCAAAAATGCAACGGTATAGAATTCTTTACCAAGTATACTCTCTTAACCTATTAATTGCTGCGCTCATGTAGTTTTGACTTAGGATCAAAGTAAAGCaggcttttgaaaaaaaaagacataataGATGACGATTTAACTTACGTATAGGGCAAGCTATATAATTCTATATGGTCCATGTCTTAAATTTTTCTTCATGCCTATTTGACTAATATTATTTGCTTATATAATTCTCCATCTAATTCCTTCAATGTCTTGATTATGACACTTCTTACGTTTTGCTTGCTATATTGCTGCCAATGTCATCATTTGCTCAAGCAATACGTGATATCTAACCTAATAAGTCCACAGCCTCCGCAAAACCCCTTTCAGGTCAAGCTTTtcacaaagaaaaaatttccctataaagtgaaaataaaacCTTTTCAATCACttatttacccccaaaaaaaaaaaaaaattcaatcgcTTGCCtttttatcaaagaaaaaaaaaaaaaaaaccacttccTGTTTGCCATTATTGTAGTAGTAAGTAATTGATTTGGTCAAGGCATtgatagaaaaaaagaatactaaATTCAATCTGTGGTATTGCAAATAGTGTTAGCAGTgatttatattcttaatttgaaTGGTAGATGAAAGGCCTTCACGTAG comes from Ziziphus jujuba cultivar Dongzao chromosome 6, ASM3175591v1 and encodes:
- the LOC107430857 gene encoding trihelix transcription factor GT-3b, with translation MEGHHNPHHHHHHPHHHQLHQQQQQQQQHPSINVVAADVGDRFPQWSIQETKELLMIRAELDRTFMETKRNKLLWEVIATKMKEKGYNRSPEQCKCKWKNLVTRYKGCETMEAETLRQQFPFYNELQAIFAARMQRMLWAEAEGGAGGSKKKAVLSSEDEEDNEESDGDQKGSTIKKKKKVKTGIGSSSTSSVSGVNSLKEILDDFMKQQMQMEMQWREAFEARENERRLKEMEWRQTMEALENERLMMERRWREREEQRKIREEARAEKRDALITALLQKLRREDL